A genomic region of Janthinobacterium lividum contains the following coding sequences:
- a CDS encoding VOC family protein encodes MQVKRIVANFPASDPGLARTFYQDVLGLSLLMDHGWIMTYGSQSEMSVQVSFATEGGSNTAVPDLSIEVDDVDAALARMRGAGFPIEYGPADEPWGVRRFFVRDPFGKLINILSHT; translated from the coding sequence ATGCAAGTCAAGCGTATCGTTGCAAATTTCCCGGCGTCGGATCCGGGCCTGGCGCGGACGTTTTACCAGGACGTGCTGGGTCTGAGCCTGTTGATGGACCACGGCTGGATCATGACGTATGGTTCGCAAAGCGAGATGAGCGTGCAAGTGAGCTTCGCGACGGAAGGCGGCTCGAATACCGCTGTGCCCGACCTTTCCATTGAAGTCGATGACGTGGATGCCGCATTGGCACGCATGCGTGGAGCAGGGTTTCCCATTGAATATGGTCCTGCCGATGAACCTTGGGGTGTCAGGCGGTTTTTCGTGCGCGACCCTTTCGGCAAGCTCATTAATATCCTGTCGCACACCTAG